The following DNA comes from Janthinobacterium sp. TB1-E2.
TCTCGTTCGACACGAACGAGGCGGCGCCGCAATCCTACCTGCGCCAGATGGAGCGCGAGTGGTCGCTGACGTAGGTCGGATTAGCGGGGCGACGCCCCGCGTAATCCGACAACCATGTTGGCACTGATCGTGGTGTTGTCGGATTATGGCCCGAAGGGCCTAATCCGACCTACGCGATATGCGTTAATTTAGCGCCGTTATTCTCAGTCCCGCGGTTCCCGGTGGTGGCGCACCATGTTGCGCAGCGCCGCGATCAATTGCTCGTTCTGCTTCGACGCGGGCAGGGCCGTGCTCAGCTCTTCCAGGGCCGACATGGCTTTTTCCGGCAAGACCAGCGCCCGCGTATGCACGATGGGCGCGATGCTCTTGATGACTTGCACTTTCAGCTTGATGCCTGAAATCTGCCAGCCCTTTCTTTCCAGTTCCCCTTGCAACTTCGGCAATTGCTGCTTGAGCTTGGCCGCCAGCGCCGCGTTCGGTGTGGCCAGCACCAGTTGGCCGCCCTCGAATTGCAGGATGTCGCAGTGTTCGAACATGGCCGGCAAGGCCTTGGCGCAATCTTTTTGCAAGGCGGCCAGGCGCGTGACGGTGGGCATCAATGAGGCCATCGTCGCGTTGCCGCGCAGAAAATCGGTTGCGCCCGTGACGGCCGGGCCTGAACGGGCAAAGCCGTAGCCGCGGCGCGGCGCCGGAGAATAAGTGGGAGTTCGCATGGCCGAAACATAGCACACTCGCCCGCGCATGACGAGTGCTGCCGCGGGTGCGGCGCAGGCGGGCTGGCCGTATTGCCTTACAGTATGGAAAATGTCCGCAATTTCTGCCATTTGTTTGTCATTAAGCTATTGTTATATGGCGCATTACCCCAACCATGTCGGGAACGCATGATAAAATCATCGTCTTTTGCCATAGTCGAACTCCGTGCGGTGACGCGATACCTACCTCGTTGTTCCCTACCGAGCTTTTTTTAACGGCGTTTTTTCAAGAATTCAAGCATGTCATTACTGACCCAGATTTTCGGTAGCCGCAACCAGCGGCTGCTCAAGCAATACCAAAAAACGGTACGCGAGATCAATGCGCTCGAGCCGGCCATCGAAAAGCTGTCGGATGCCGAGCTGCAAGCGAAGACGCCTGCCTTCAAGGAACGTATCGCCGCTGGCGAATCGCTCGATGCCTTGTTGCCGGAAGCATTTGCCGTCTGCCGCGAGGCCAGCAAGCGCGTCCTGCGCATGCGCCATTTCGATGTGCAGATGATCGGCGGCATGGTCTTGCATTTCGGTAAGATCGCGGAGATGGGCACGGGCGAGGGCAAGACCCTGATGGCAACCTTGCCAGCCTACCTGAATGCCCTGTCGGGCAAGGGCGTGCATATCGTCACCGTCAATGATTACCTGGCGCAGCGCGATGCCGAGACCATGGGCCGCCTGTATGCATGGCTGGGCCTGTCGACTGGCGTGAACATGTCGCAGATGGAGCACAGCGCCAAGCAGCAGGCGTACAACTCCGACATCACGTATGGCACCAACAATGAATTCGGTTTCGACTTCTTGCGCGACAATATGGTCTACGAAGCGCGCGAACGCGTGCAGCGCAGCCTGAACTTCGGCATCGTCGATGAAGTCGACTCGATCCTGATCGATGAGGCGCGTACGCCGCTGATCATTTCGGGCCAGGCCGAGAACCATACGGACCTGTATCACAAGATCAATGAAGTGCCTGCGCGCCTGACCCTGCAGATCGGCGAAGAAACGCCGGACGGCAAGGGCAAGGTTGAAGTACCGGGCGACTACACCAAGGATGAAAAAGCGCACCAGGTGCTGCTGACGGAAGCGGGCCACGAAAAGGCCGAAGGCATCCTGATGGAAATGGGCCTGCTGCCGGAAGGCGCGTCGCTGTACGATTCGGCCAACATCACCCTCGTGCACCACCTGTATGCGGCCCTGCGCGCGCATGCGCTGTACTTCAAGGATCAGCACTATGTGGTGCAGAACAATGAAGTGGTGATCGTCGATGAATTCACGGGCCGTCTGATGACGGGCCGCCGCTGGTCCGATGGCTTGCACCAGGCCGTCGAAGCGAAAGAAGGCGTCAAGATCCAGAACGAGAACCAGACCCTGGCCTCGATCACCTTCCAGAACTACTTCCGCATGTACGCCAAGCTGGCCGGCATGACCGGTACGGCCGATACCGAAGCGTACGAATTCCAGGAAATCTACGGCCTGGAAACGGTCGTGATCCCGCAAAACCGTCCGCTGCAGCGCAAGGACCGCCAGGATCAGGTCTACAAATCGTCGGCGGAAAAATACAACGCGATGTTGAACGACATCCGCGACTGCTACGAGCGCGGCCAGCCCGTGCTGGTCGGTACGACCTCGATCGAAAACTCGGAACTGCTGTCGGGCATCCTGACCAAGGCCGGTTTGCCGCACAACGTGCTGAACGCGAAGCAGCATGCGCGCGAAGCGGAAATCATCGCCCAGGCAGGCCGTCCGAAAGCCATCACCATCGCCACCAACATGGCCGGTCGCGGTACGGACATCGTGTTGGGCGGTAACGTCGAGAACCAGATCAAATTCATCGAAGCCAATGCTGAACTGAGCGACGCCGACAAGGCAGCGCAGTCGCAGACCTTGCGCGACGAATGGCAATCCCTGCACGACCACGTGGTCAATGCGGGCGGCTTGCACATCATCGGCACCGAACGCCACGAATCGCGCCGCGTCGACAATCAGCTGCGTGGCCGTGCCGGCCGCCAGGGCGATCCCGGTTCGTCGCGCTTCTATTTGTCGCTCGACGACGCGCTGCTGCGCATCTTCGCCGGCGACCGCGTGCGCGCCGTGATGGACCGTTTGAAAATGCCGGAAGGCGAACCGATCGAGGCAGGCATCGTCTCGCGTTCGATCGAATCGGCCCAGCGCAAGGTCGAAGCGCGCAACTTCGACATCCGCAAGCAATTGCTGGAATACGATGACGTCGCCAACGACCAGCGTAAAGTCATCTACCAGCAGCGCAACGAGCTGCTGGAAACGACCGATATTTCCGAGATGATCGGCTCGTTGCGCCACGGCGTGTTTACCGACCTGGTACACGAGTACGTGCCGCACGAATCGGTGGAAGAGCAGTGGGATATCAAGGGCCTGGAAAACACCCTGGCCAGCGAATGGCAACTCGACTTGCCGCTGCAGCAATTGCTGGAAGCCGATTCGACCCTGACGGACGACGAGATCCTGGAAAAAGTGCTGGCTGCGGCCGATGCCGTGTACCAGTCGAAGATCGACATCGTCGGCAAGGAATCGTTTGGCGGCTTCGAGCGCAATGTCATGCTGCAAAGCGTGGACAGCCACTGGCGCGAACACCTGGCGGCACTCGATCACCTGCGCCAGGGTATTCACCTGCGCGGCTATGCGCAGAAGAACCCGAAACAGGAATACAAGCGCGAAGCGTTTGAACTGTTTGGCCAGATGCTCGACATGATCAAGAACGACGTCACGAAACACGTGATGACGGTACGTATCCAGTCGCGCGAAGAAGTCGATGCGGCCGAACAGGCGATGCAGCAGTCGCACGTGGAAAACGTGCACTACCAGCACGCCGAATTCGACCCGAATGCGGCGCCGGAAGAACTGCTGGCACCTGCGGCCGGCGGCAACATGGACAACGTCGACGACATGAGCGTGAGCATGGGCGTCAAAGTGGGCCGTAACGACCCATGCCCTTGCGGCAGCGGTAAAAAATACAAAGCTTGCCACGGCAAGCTGGCATAAGGCGGTTTGACAGCCTGAACAAAAAACGGAGACCGCGGTCTCCGTTTTTTTATGCCTTTTCAATTTGCGGGCGCGCATGTGTGGGCACGCATGTTCACCAGCGCCGCGAAGGCGCTACAATAGCGCTTCCATTTTCCCTCGCAGAAGAACTCACCATGGCCGTCAATTCTCCCAAGCCCGTCGCCGCCGACTTGAAAGCCGTCGCCGGCATTGAAATCGGTGTTGCCGAAGCCGGCATCAAGAAACCCAACCGCAAGGATTTGCTGGTATTGAAACTGGCGCCGACGGCCACCGTGGCCGGCGTGTTCACCCTGAACCGCTTCTGCGCCGCGCCCGTGCAAATTTCGAAAGCCAACCTGGCCGCAGTGACGGCCGGCGCCGCGCCGATCCGCGCGCTGCTGGTCAACACGGGCAACGCGAATGCGGGCACGGGCGAATCGGGCCTGGCCGACGCGCAGGCCAGCTGCGCCGCGCTGGCCGAGCTGCTGGGCTGCACGCCGCAGCAGATTTTGCCGTTTTCCACCGGCGTGATCCTGGAACCCTTGCCCGTGCAGCGCCTCGTCGCCGGCTTGCCGCAAGCCGTGGCCGCGCTGACCTCGGACAACTGGTTCTCGGCCGCCGAAGCCATCATGACCACCGACACGCAGCCGAAAGCCGGTTCGCGCACGGTCACCATCGGTGGCCACGCGGTGACCCTGACGGGCATCAGCAAGGGCGCCGGCATGATCAAGCCGAACATGGCCACCATGCTCGGTTTCCTCGCGTTCGACGCCACCGTGGCGCAACCGGTGCTGGACCAGCTGGTGAAACAGGCGGCCGATAAATCGTTCAACTGCATCACCATCGACGGCGACACGTCCACCAATGACTCGTTCATGCTGGTCGCCACGGGCGCCGGCAGCCTGGTCATCGATTCCATCGACTCGCCGCACTATGCGGCACTGGCCGCCGCCGTCACCGAGCTGTCGACCTTTCTGGCACAAGCCATTGTGCGCGATGGCGAAGGCGCGACCAAGTTCATGACCGTGACCGTGGAAGACGGCCGCAACGTGGAAGAGTGCCGCAAGATCGCCTATTCCATCGCCCATTCGCCGCTGGTGAAAACGGCCTTCTTCGCGTCCGACCCGAACCTGGGCCGCATCCTGGCCGCCATCGGCTATGCGGGTGTGGACGATCTGGACGTGGGCCAGCTGAACCTGTACCTGGACGATGTATGGGTGGCCAAGAATGGCGGCCGCAACCCTGACTATCAGGAACAGGATGGCCAGCGCGTGATGCAGCAAAGCGAAATCACCATCCGCGTCAAGCTGGCGCGCGGCGATGCCACGGCCACCCTGTGGACGTGCGACCTGTCGCATGACTACGTGTCGATCAACGCCGACTACCGCTCATGACCGGCCTCGATCAATTCCTGATCCGTGCCGAGCGGGTACTGGCGCGCCTCGAGTCGATCTTGCCGCCGGCCTTGCCGGCAACCGACTGGAACAGCTTTGCTTTCCGCTGGCGCCGGCGCCAGGGCGCGCTGCCTTATTTGCAGGCCGTGGTCCACGTGTCGAACATCGCGTTGGACGACTTGCACAATATCGGCACGCAAAAAGCGCAGATCGAGCAGAACACGCGCCAGTTCGTCGCTAAGCGTCCGGCCAACAACGTGCTGCTGACGGGCGCGCGCGGCACGGGCAAGTCGTCGCTGATCAAGGCTTGTTTGAACCAGTTCGCCGACCAAGGCCTGCGCCTGATCGAAGTCGACAAGGCGGACCTGGTCGACTTGCCCGACATTGTCGACCTGGTGGCGGCGCGCCCCGAGCGCTTTATCATCTTTTGCGACGACCTGTCGTTCGAAGAGGGCGAAAGCGGCTACAAGGCGCTGAAAGTGGCGCTCGACGGCAGCATCGCCGCGCAATCGGACAATGTGCTGATATACGCCACCTCGAACCGCCGTCACCTGATGCCGGAACGGATGTCCGACAACACGAGCTACAAGACGGACGACGATGGCGATCTGCATCCGGGCGAGACGGTGGAAGAGAAAATCTCGCTGTCCGAACGCTTCGGCCTGTGGCTGTCGTTCTATCCGTTCAAGCAGGATGATTACCTCGATATCGCGGCGCACTGGCTCGCCTCGTTCGGCTGCACGCCGGAGCAGATCGCGGCAGCGCGCGGCGACGCCTTGCGCTGGGCCTTGCAGCGCGGTTCCCGGTCGGGCCGGGTGGCGTGGCAATTTGCGCGCGATTATGCGGGGAAACTTCCTGCGGGAAAGTTGCCGCAATGAGCGAAGTGAAAATCAAACCGGTCGACGTCGCCGTCGGCATCCTGATGAAGCCGAATGGCGACGTGCTGCTGGGCCAGCGTCCGGCCGGCAAGCCGTATGACGGCTATTGGGAATTTCCTGGCGGTAAAGTCGAGCCTGGCGAAGCCATTTTTGATGCCTTGAAACGTGAGTTTGTCGAGGAACTGGGCTTGCATATCGACAGTGCCGAAGCCTGGTGCGGCGTCGAATATGTGTATCCGCACGCCCATGTGCGCCTGCATTTCTATATCAGCCGCGAATGGCGGGGCGAGCCGCAAAGCCTGGAAGGACAGGCGTTCGCCTGGCAGGGCACGGTCGGCGTGGAACCCTTGCTGCCGGCCACCATTCCCCTGCTGGAATGGTTAAATGAGGTACGCCGGGAATCGCTGGCACCTGCTTAATCCTTACTTGTGCCAGCGGGCAGCAGCATGCTGCGTGCTGGCGCAAGCTTTCCTGTGACTCTCCTTGTATAGTCGGCGCTTTGCGCTACAGTGCTTTCATCAAGCACCGGGAGTTTCGCATGCCGCTGACACTGACCTTTACCGATACCGATGAATTGCTGATTGCCGCCTTGCACAAGCGTGCCCGCGCGCATGGGCGCAGCATCGAGGACGAGCACCGCGACATCTTGCGCAGCGCCTTGCGGCCGCTGCCGAAGCGTCCGCTCGACGATATTTTGCGCAGCATGCCCGACGTGGGCTTCGATGCGGATTTCGAGCGCCGCTCTTGACCCGCCATGCCTGTGCCAGCCTATCTGGTCGATGCGGATGTGATCGTTGCGGTGCGCAAGGGCAGCGCCGCGCCGGCGGGAGTGGCCGATTTTTTCGAGCGGGTGGCGCCCGAGGCGCGTTATGTGCCGGTGCAGGTGATCGCCCAATTGCGTGCAGGCATACAGTGCTGCTGGCGGCGCGAAGCGGCGCTGGAAGCACTGGCGCTGGAAGGCTGGCTGGAAGCCGTGCTGGCGGAATATGCGCCGCGGCTGCTGGAATTCGACCTCGATTGTGCGCTCGTATGCGCGCGTCTGCATGGCCGCGGCCACGCACATGGCGTCGATGGGCAGATCGCGGCGATGGGCATCGCCTATGGCTTGACGGTGGTCAGTGGCAGGCTCGACAGTTTCGTGGCGCAGGGGCTGCGCCTGGAAAATCCGTTTAGTTGAGGCTCATTGCGGCTTACTGTGGCTTGTTGTCTTCATCCGCAAGGGGATCTTCAAACGGGTCGGCGGCGGGGATCGTGTATTTCTCTTCGGCCCAGGCACCCAGGTCGATCTGCTTGCAGCGTTCCGAGCAGAAGGGGCGGAATTTGTTGGCTTCAGTCCATTCGACTTTGGCGGCACAGGTAGGGCAGTTAACGACGGTCATGATGGGGCAAATAAGTAACAGTTAAAAATTACAGAGCGTGAGCTCGAACGGGACATCTTCTTCCAGCGGCTTGGGTTTCAAGTCGCCGCCTTGGGTCGTGAAGCGTACCCACAGCATGTATTTGTTGGCGGAAATTTCCGGGATGGCGCCGCTGTTTTCATCGAGGCTCAGGCGCAGCATCTGGTACACCTTGCCTTGCAGCATTTGCTGGTAGCTGCCGCCATTGGCGATCAGTTTAACGGGTCCGCCGGAATCGCGCAGCAGGCGCAAGACGAGGGCCAGCGCATCGAACAGCGGCGCCAGCGGGGCGAACCACGCGTGAATGTCGGTCAGGCGCTGTTCGGAGCTGCGTTTTTGCCAGGCAAAATACGACGGCAAGTCGAATTCGCAGGCGCCGCCCGGGATGATGGTGCGGCCGCGGATGCTCATCAGCCATTCATTGTCGCGGATATTCTGGCCTGTCTTGCCTTGCGCCGCCACAAGGGCGCCGCTGACACTGTCGAGTTCACCGAGGATGGCATCGAGGGTTTCCGGCTCCACATTCGGATTGCTGCGGTAACCGAGCAGGCTTTGGCGCTGGCGCTCGAGTTCCTGCAGCAGGTCGGACTTCAGGTCGGCGCGGCCCGCCACTTCGAGCATATCGAAAATGGTTGCCAAGGCAACATGGTGCTGCATTGCATGCTCTTGCTGGATGAAGAACTTGAATTTGTCGTACAGGTCTTCCAGCCGCAACAAGGTACGTATGCGTTCGTTGAAAGGGTATTCGTAGACAATCAAAATAATTCCCTTAAGTAAGGACCTGCAAACAATCCCGTGATTTTGAACCAAGCGTCGACAAATTACAAACGTTGCGGGGCCATTCCAGCCATTCTTTTTGAAAATGCCAGATATAAATCGTGCAACTGGGCAATCTGCGGTGCCAGGGACGCCAAATCGCCGTTGTTGTCGATCACATCGTCCGCCGCCGCCAGGCGCATGGCGCGCGTGGCCTGCGTGGCCATGATGGCTTTGACTTGTTCTTCCGATAAGCCATTGCGCGCCATCACGCGCGACACTTGCAGGCTTTCTTGGCAATCGATGACCAGTACCCGGTTGACCCGCTCCACCCAGCCGCCGGACTCGACCAGCAGGGGCACGGCAAAGATCACGTAGCTGCCCGTCGCTGCTTCGGCCGCCGCCAGGGTGGCCTGGCGGATGCGCGGGTGCAGGATGGCTTCCAGTTTCGCCTTGGCCACAGCGTCGGAAAACACGAGGTTGCGCATTTTGCTGCGGTCGAGGGCGCCACGCGCATCGGCGTAGTCGGCGCCAAATTCCGCCACCAGCGCCGGCATGGCCGCGCCATTGGGCGCCGTCAGGCTATGGGCGATCTGGTCGGTGTCGACGATGGAGGCGCCGCGCGCGGCGAACATGTCGGCCACCGTGCTCTTGCCGCAACCGATGCCGCCAGTGAGTCCGACGTTGAAATAAGGGACGTTGTGTCGTTGCATGTATTTATCCATAGGGGCGCAGTGATGCGCTGGTCAGCCGGTCAGGCCTAGCGTGAGCCGCGACAGGGGTGCGCCGTACAGCAGCGCGATCAGGCCCGCCGCCGCCAGGTAGGGGCCGAACGGAATCGGCTTGTCGCGCCCGCGCTTGGCAAACACGATCAGGCCGATGCCGACCACGGCACCCACCAGCGACGACAGCAGGATGATCGTCGGCAGCATGGTCCAGCCCAGCCACGCACCGAGCGCAGCCAGCAATTTGAAGTCACCATAGCCCATTCCCTCCTTGCCTGTCGCCAGCTTGAAGGCCCAGTACACGGCCCACAGGGCCAGGTAGCCGGCGGCCGCGCCGATGACGGCCTCTTGCAGGGGCACGAAAGTACCGTTGATATTGACCAGCAGTCCTGCCCACAGCAGGGGGAAGGTGAGGTCGTCCGGCAGCATTTGCGTATCGGCATCGATGAAGGTCATGGCGATCAGCAAATACGCGAACACAAGCGTGGCCAGGCCCGTCCAGCCGCTGCCGAAGTGCCAGATCAACAGGGCCGACAGCGCGCCCGTCAGCAGCTCGACGAGCGGGTAGCGCACGGAAATCGGCGCCTTGCAGGCGCTGCACTTGCCGCGCAGCAGCAGGTAACTGAGGACGGGGATGTTTTCCATGGCCGTGATGCGGTGGCCGCAAGCGGTGCAGTTCGAATGCGGCAGCATCAGGTTGTAGCGGTCCGTGTGCGGCAAGGGCAAGCCGCTTTCTTCCGCCACGTAATTATCGGAGTCGCGCTGCATCATTTTCGGCACGCGGTGGATCACCACGTTGAGGAAGCTGCCGACGATCAGGCCGAACAGGGCGGCGACGAGGGCGACGGGCAGGTTGCCGGGCGCGGCGAACAGCAGGGTATCTTGCAGCATGGTGGAGTGGTCTGAGGTGATGATGTTGCCGCGCAAACATTGCCTGGCACTGCCGCAGTGTAAAACATCTGCCGGTGCATGGGGACGTTTTGCGTGGCTTCACCTTTAAATCACGGCGCCCAGCTTGAAAATCGGCAAATACAGGGCGATCACGAGGGAGCCGACCAGCACGCCCAGCACGACCATGAGCGCCGGTTCCAGCAGCGTGGAAAGGGTAGCCACCGTGGCGTCGATATCGGCTTCGATGATATCGGCCGCGCGCGACAGCATGGCGTCGAGGGCGCCCGATTCCTCGCCGATCAGGGCCAGTTGCGTGAGCAGCGGGGGAAACACGCCGCTGTGCTCCATGGCCAGGGCCAGGCTGCCGCCGGCGCGGATTTCACGCTCGATGCGCGTTGTCGCTTCCTGGTACAGCGCGTGGCCGGAGGCGGCGCCCACCAGGCCGAGCGAGTCGAGCAGCGGCACGCCGGCGGCGAACATGGCGGCCAGGGTGCGTGTCCAGCGGGCGATCGCCGCCTTGCGCAGAAGCGGGCCGAACACGGGCAGGCGCAGCGCCCGCAGTTGTGTGTTGCGCCGCAAGGCGGGCCAGCGGCGCCAGGCCAGGTGCAGCAGCACGCAAGCGAACACGAGCGCCGCCAGCAAGGCCAGCCAGTAATGGACGAGGAAGGCGGACACGCCCATGACGACGAGGGTGGGCAGCGGCAAGGGCGCGCCGAAGCTGTCGAAGACCTGGCGGAAGGCGGGCACGACCACGCTCATGATGATGGCCGTGACGACGATGGCGACAAGCACGATGACCAGCGGATACATCAGCGCGCCGCGCACTTGCCGCCGCAGGGCGATGGCCTTTTCCTGGTGGGTGGCCAGGCGCGCCAGCAAGTCCTGCACGATGCCGGCCTGTTCGCCCGCCGCCAGCAGGTTGCAATACAGCTCGTCAAACAGCAGGGGGAACTGGCGGAAGGCCTGCTGCAGGCTGCTGCCCGCTTCGATGTCGTGGCGCAAGTCGCGCATCAGCTCCGTGACGGCCGGTTTGGCATGGCCCTTGCCGGCGATGTCGAAGGCGTGCAGCAGCGGCACGCCGGCCGCCATCATGGTCGACAGCTGGCGCGTGAACAGGGCGATATCCTTGTGTGTGATGGCCTTGCCGGGCGCGGCGCGCGGGGCTTTTACCTTGCTGGCAAGGATGCCCTGGCGTCTGAGCGCGGCCTTGGCCGTGGTGGTGTCGGTCGCGCGCAAGATGCCATCGACCGCCTTGCCATGGCGATCCGTGCCTTTCCACGCAAAGCGCCGCTCGGCCGCCATGTGCACCTCCTGCCGTCACAGTAGCAGCGCCGGGCCAAAGCGCCAGCGGCGCTGGCGGCAAGCTTGATGTGGCTCAGCCTTTCTTGGTTTGCACTTCCGTCTGCACAACGGCCTGGGCCTTCACGTCGGCCGCATCTTCCTCGTCGCTGTCCGTGCCCTTGCTGATGCTTTCGCCATCGTCGCGGCGCAAGGTCCAGAACGTTAGCGAGGACAGCACCGTCAGGGCGGCCAGGGTCAGGAAGGCGTGGTGCAGCGCCGTGCTGAGCATGGCGCGGTCCGACTGCGGCATGTCGCCCAGGTACCAGCCCGTGATCAGCGAACCGAAGGCGAGGCCAAAGCTCATCGACAATTGCTGCATCGAGCTGGCGATGGTGCTGGCCATGCTGGAGTCAGCCTTGTCGACGTCGGCATACGCGATGGTGTTCATGCTGGAAAACTGCAGCGAATTGAAAAAGCCCATGCACAGGCTGATGGCGACGATCACGTACAGGGGCGTGCCCACGCTTACCTGGGAAAACATGGCGATGGTGACGCCGATCAGCACGGTGTTGACGATCAGCACCTGGCGGTAGCCGAAGCGGGCCAGCACGCGCGCGGAAATGAATTTCATGCCCATGGCGGCGGCCGCCGACGGCATCATCAGCAAGCCCGACTGCCAGGCGGGCAAGCCCAGGCCCAGCTGGTACAGCAGCGGCAACAGGAAGGGCAGGCCGCCCACGCCCAGGCGCGTGACGAAGCCGCCCACCACGGAGACGCGGAAGGTGCGGATCTTGAACAAGGTCAGGCGCAGCAGCGGGTGCAGCACTTCGCTCGAATGCCAGGCATACGCGGCCAGCAGGCTGATGGAAATGAACAGCAGCACGGCAAACGAGGTGCCGTCGATGCGGTGTTCGCCGAAGATTTCCAGCAGCCACGACAGCAGCGCGATACCCGTGCCGAACAGCACCAGGCCGATCAGGTCCAGCGGACGAGGCTTGTCGCCGTAATAATCGGGCATGTAGCGGTGCGCCAGGTACAAGGCCACCAGGCCGACGGGCACGTTGACGAAGAAAATCTCGCGCCACGACAGCCAGTGCACGATCAGCCCGCCCACCGTGGGGCCCAGCAAGGGGCCGATCAGGGCGGGGATGATGACGAAATTCATGGCCGCCAGCAATTGCGACTTGGGAAAGGTGCGGATGATGGTGAGCCTGCCCACCGGCATCATCATGGCCGCGCCCACCCCTTGCAGCAGGCGCGCGGCCACCAGCATGGGGGCGTTCACGGACAGGCCGCACAGGATGGAGGCGATGGTAAAGATGGCAACGGCGGCGGAAAACACGCGCCGCGTGCCGAAGCGGTCGGCCATCCAGCCGCTGATGGGAATGCACACGGCCAGGCTCAGGATGTAGCTGGTGACGACGGCCTTCAGGCTCAGCGGCGTCACGTTCAGGCTGGCGGCCATGGCGGGGATGGCGGTGTTGACGATGGTGGAGTCGAGTTGCTCCATGAACAGGGCGGTGGCGACCACCCAGGGAAGGTAGCTTTTAATCGGGGAACTGGTCATGGATGCGAGCCTGAGGAGGAAAAACGGAGCCGACAGTACGACGAATTGTCACATAAATGGCGCAGGCGTGCCGCCCACGCCTTTCATATTGCCACCGTGCGGGGGACATCGTCCATGGAACATTTGTTCCATGGCAATAGATTGCGGGCACGGCTAGCATGTGTTTTCCGGCAGCTCCCCTCTATTTCCCCGAAAGTCACACCACATGAAAAATGCACTTACCTTCCTTGTCCTCGGCGCAGCCCTGTCCGCATGCGGTGGCGGCAGCGATGGCGGCACGCCGGCAGCACCGGTCACGCCGCCCGTCGTGGTGACGCCGCCCGTCGTTTCCGCCGACAGCGTGGCCGTGGCGTCAGCCGCCGTGGCCAAGGAGGCTGGCCTGGCCGTCATCGCCGGCGCCAATGGGGACGAGACGGTGTATGACGTGGCCGCCGATATCGGCGACACGTGGCGCATCACGTTCGACAGCGCGAAGAAAACCTACGCCATCCGCGTGCTGTCGACGCAGTTCGGCTTGAGCGACCGCAGCGGCACGTTCAGCGCCACCACCACCGGCCATCTCACCACTTACACGGGAACGGATTTCAGCGTCACCGTCGATGCGCGCACGCGCCTGCTGACGGGGACCGTGAAACTGGGCAACATGCATTCCAACGTCAGCGGCAGCGGCTATGCCGTCACGGACGTGGCCAAGCTGGCCGGCAACTATATATTTCTGGGCGCCATGCGCAATGCTTCGAACGGCGGCGACCGTTTCAATCCGAAAGGCAGCCTCAAGGTGGTGGCCGATGGCAGCGCGCAACTGTGCAATGGCGGCGTGTTCAA
Coding sequences within:
- a CDS encoding A24 family peptidase, which produces MLQDTLLFAAPGNLPVALVAALFGLIVGSFLNVVIHRVPKMMQRDSDNYVAEESGLPLPHTDRYNLMLPHSNCTACGHRITAMENIPVLSYLLLRGKCSACKAPISVRYPLVELLTGALSALLIWHFGSGWTGLATLVFAYLLIAMTFIDADTQMLPDDLTFPLLWAGLLVNINGTFVPLQEAVIGAAAGYLALWAVYWAFKLATGKEGMGYGDFKLLAALGAWLGWTMLPTIILLSSLVGAVVGIGLIVFAKRGRDKPIPFGPYLAAAGLIALLYGAPLSRLTLGLTG
- the yacG gene encoding DNA gyrase inhibitor YacG encodes the protein MMTVVNCPTCAAKVEWTEANKFRPFCSERCKQIDLGAWAEEKYTIPAADPFEDPLADEDNKPQ
- the coaE gene encoding dephospho-CoA kinase (Dephospho-CoA kinase (CoaE) performs the final step in coenzyme A biosynthesis.), giving the protein MQRHNVPYFNVGLTGGIGCGKSTVADMFAARGASIVDTDQIAHSLTAPNGAAMPALVAEFGADYADARGALDRSKMRNLVFSDAVAKAKLEAILHPRIRQATLAAAEAATGSYVIFAVPLLVESGGWVERVNRVLVIDCQESLQVSRVMARNGLSEEQVKAIMATQATRAMRLAAADDVIDNNGDLASLAPQIAQLHDLYLAFSKRMAGMAPQRL
- a CDS encoding type II secretion system F family protein encodes the protein MAAERRFAWKGTDRHGKAVDGILRATDTTTAKAALRRQGILASKVKAPRAAPGKAITHKDIALFTRQLSTMMAAGVPLLHAFDIAGKGHAKPAVTELMRDLRHDIEAGSSLQQAFRQFPLLFDELYCNLLAAGEQAGIVQDLLARLATHQEKAIALRRQVRGALMYPLVIVLVAIVVTAIIMSVVVPAFRQVFDSFGAPLPLPTLVVMGVSAFLVHYWLALLAALVFACVLLHLAWRRWPALRRNTQLRALRLPVFGPLLRKAAIARWTRTLAAMFAAGVPLLDSLGLVGAASGHALYQEATTRIEREIRAGGSLALAMEHSGVFPPLLTQLALIGEESGALDAMLSRAADIIEADIDATVATLSTLLEPALMVVLGVLVGSLVIALYLPIFKLGAVI
- the zapD gene encoding cell division protein ZapD, encoding MIVYEYPFNERIRTLLRLEDLYDKFKFFIQQEHAMQHHVALATIFDMLEVAGRADLKSDLLQELERQRQSLLGYRSNPNVEPETLDAILGELDSVSGALVAAQGKTGQNIRDNEWLMSIRGRTIIPGGACEFDLPSYFAWQKRSSEQRLTDIHAWFAPLAPLFDALALVLRLLRDSGGPVKLIANGGSYQQMLQGKVYQMLRLSLDENSGAIPEISANKYMLWVRFTTQGGDLKPKPLEEDVPFELTLCNF
- a CDS encoding DHA2 family efflux MFS transporter permease subunit, whose protein sequence is MTSSPIKSYLPWVVATALFMEQLDSTIVNTAIPAMAASLNVTPLSLKAVVTSYILSLAVCIPISGWMADRFGTRRVFSAAVAIFTIASILCGLSVNAPMLVAARLLQGVGAAMMMPVGRLTIIRTFPKSQLLAAMNFVIIPALIGPLLGPTVGGLIVHWLSWREIFFVNVPVGLVALYLAHRYMPDYYGDKPRPLDLIGLVLFGTGIALLSWLLEIFGEHRIDGTSFAVLLFISISLLAAYAWHSSEVLHPLLRLTLFKIRTFRVSVVGGFVTRLGVGGLPFLLPLLYQLGLGLPAWQSGLLMMPSAAAAMGMKFISARVLARFGYRQVLIVNTVLIGVTIAMFSQVSVGTPLYVIVAISLCMGFFNSLQFSSMNTIAYADVDKADSSMASTIASSMQQLSMSFGLAFGSLITGWYLGDMPQSDRAMLSTALHHAFLTLAALTVLSSLTFWTLRRDDGESISKGTDSDEEDAADVKAQAVVQTEVQTKKG